A region from the Streptomyces tsukubensis genome encodes:
- a CDS encoding beta-ketoacyl-[acyl-carrier-protein] synthase family protein — protein MTPTTEAADRTPRPVVLTGMAVTTGYGHGVDALREGIRSGVPAFTPVTRFDTGRYRVGIAAQGPAELDLDTELKTLAEEACKQAGLSPAERAESLLLAARHADPAVSRLPRAEQRERPIGDTARWLAQECGFEAPGRTYINACVAAGAAVAEAAVLIATGRRDRVVVAAGHLVDAESFTTFDAGRALAADGRLRPFSAGRKGLLLGDGAGVVVLEAAGSRSGMRPLARLSGWGMAGDAHHVCQPHPQGLGMARSIELALRRAGLGPGDLDYVNAHGTGTPYNDSAETAGMHRVFGELAERIPVSSTKSLTGHALQAAGMVELVITVLTVGTGLLPVNSGYLGPDPDCRLDLVLDTTREREVRHAVSLNSAFGGANTALVVSAP, from the coding sequence ATGACACCCACCACCGAAGCGGCGGACCGCACCCCGCGGCCCGTCGTCCTCACCGGGATGGCGGTGACCACGGGGTACGGGCACGGGGTCGACGCCCTGCGCGAGGGGATCCGCTCCGGCGTCCCCGCGTTCACCCCCGTGACCCGGTTCGACACCGGCCGCTACCGGGTGGGCATCGCCGCCCAGGGCCCGGCCGAACTCGACCTGGACACCGAGCTGAAGACCCTGGCCGAGGAGGCCTGCAAACAGGCCGGGCTCTCCCCCGCCGAACGTGCGGAGAGCCTGCTGCTCGCCGCCCGGCACGCCGACCCCGCCGTCTCCCGGCTGCCCCGCGCCGAACAGCGCGAACGCCCCATCGGCGATACCGCGCGGTGGCTGGCGCAGGAGTGCGGTTTCGAGGCTCCGGGCCGGACGTACATCAACGCCTGTGTCGCGGCGGGCGCCGCGGTGGCCGAGGCGGCCGTGCTGATCGCGACCGGCCGCCGGGACCGGGTGGTGGTCGCGGCCGGGCATCTGGTCGACGCCGAGTCCTTCACCACCTTCGACGCGGGCCGGGCCCTGGCGGCCGACGGCAGGCTGCGGCCCTTCAGCGCCGGGCGCAAGGGTCTGCTGCTGGGTGACGGCGCGGGCGTGGTGGTGCTGGAGGCGGCCGGCAGCCGCAGCGGAATGCGCCCGCTGGCCCGGCTCTCCGGCTGGGGCATGGCGGGCGACGCCCACCATGTGTGCCAGCCGCATCCGCAGGGACTGGGCATGGCCCGCTCCATCGAACTGGCGCTGCGCCGGGCCGGGCTCGGCCCGGGCGACCTCGACTACGTCAACGCGCACGGCACCGGGACCCCGTACAACGACTCGGCCGAGACCGCCGGAATGCACCGGGTGTTCGGCGAGCTGGCGGAGCGGATCCCGGTCAGCTCGACCAAATCGCTGACCGGGCACGCCCTCCAGGCCGCCGGAATGGTCGAACTCGTCATCACCGTCCTGACCGTCGGGACCGGTCTGCTGCCGGTGAACTCCGGCTATCTGGGGCCCGACCCGGACTGCCGGCTCGACCTCGTCCTCGACACCACCAGAGAGCGGGAGGTCCGCCATGCCGTCAGTCTCAACTCCGCCTTCGGCGGCGCGAACACGGCGCTGGTGGTGAGCGCACCATGA
- a CDS encoding beta-ketoacyl synthase chain length factor — translation MTSAPTATTTAALPTALADAATAAGLTVLARAGWDPAERPGGPPNLPGFTASSFGPLFAHVADRCLTAFHGTAPAPPEDGRDTGLVLVSRLGDMATETAVTGSVDRGTKASPLLFYQSVPSAVLGVVSARWGLGGPVICISPAGDPWAEGLELAGLLAEDGSARDVLVVLVELGVDEGEPDSAEALLVRAAAAAPGAEGVAE, via the coding sequence ATGACCAGCGCCCCCACAGCCACGACGACCGCCGCCCTCCCGACCGCCTTGGCCGACGCCGCCACGGCCGCGGGGCTGACCGTGCTGGCCCGGGCCGGCTGGGATCCGGCCGAGCGGCCCGGCGGCCCGCCGAACCTCCCCGGCTTCACCGCCTCCTCCTTCGGCCCCCTCTTCGCCCATGTCGCCGACCGCTGTCTCACCGCCTTCCACGGCACCGCGCCCGCACCCCCCGAGGACGGCCGGGACACCGGTCTGGTGCTGGTCTCCCGGCTGGGCGACATGGCCACCGAGACCGCGGTGACCGGCTCCGTCGACCGCGGCACCAAGGCGTCGCCGCTGCTCTTCTACCAGTCGGTGCCCAGCGCCGTGCTGGGCGTGGTGTCGGCCCGCTGGGGGCTCGGCGGCCCGGTGATCTGCATCAGCCCGGCCGGGGACCCGTGGGCCGAGGGGCTGGAGCTGGCGGGGCTGCTGGCCGAGGACGGCAGCGCCCGGGACGTCCTGGTGGTGCTGGTCGAACTGGGCGTCGACGAAGGCGAACCCGACAGCGCGGAAGCGCTGCTGGTCCGGGCCGCCGCCGCGGCCCCGGGCGCGGAAGGGGTGGCGGAATGA
- a CDS encoding non-oxidative hydroxyarylic acid decarboxylases subunit B encodes MPTERNRCRTPAPPAGAAGPRRLVVALTGATGVVLGIRLLEELRQHDDVETHLVMSRWARATLKTESDLTARDVAALADVAYSPEDQGAAISSGSFRTDGMVVMPCSMKTLASIRTGYADGLITRAADVTLKERRRLVLVPRETPLGEIHLDHLLTLSRMGVVVMPPVLTFYNRPSSVDDMVDHLVARVLDQFGIASHRARRWQGMPPARPAGPEAGPFVRPFAATPGGAS; translated from the coding sequence ATGCCGACCGAACGAAACCGCTGCCGGACTCCGGCGCCCCCGGCCGGGGCGGCCGGTCCCCGGCGTCTGGTCGTGGCGCTGACCGGGGCCACCGGTGTGGTCCTCGGCATCCGGCTGCTGGAGGAGTTGCGGCAGCACGACGACGTCGAGACCCATCTGGTGATGAGCCGCTGGGCGCGGGCGACGCTGAAGACGGAGAGCGATCTGACCGCCCGTGACGTGGCCGCGCTCGCCGATGTCGCCTACTCCCCCGAGGACCAGGGCGCCGCGATCTCCTCCGGCTCCTTCCGGACCGACGGCATGGTCGTGATGCCGTGCAGCATGAAGACCCTGGCGTCCATCAGGACCGGCTACGCCGACGGTCTGATCACCCGCGCCGCCGATGTCACCCTCAAGGAGCGGCGCAGGCTCGTCCTGGTGCCCCGGGAGACCCCGCTCGGCGAGATCCACCTCGACCATCTGCTGACCCTGTCCCGGATGGGTGTGGTGGTGATGCCGCCGGTGCTGACCTTCTACAACCGCCCGTCGTCGGTGGACGACATGGTCGACCATCTGGTCGCCCGCGTCCTCGACCAGTTCGGCATCGCATCGCACCGGGCCCGCCGCTGGCAGGGCATGCCCCCGGCCCGCCCGGCCGGACCGGAGGCCGGGCCGTTCGTCCGGCCGTTCGCCGCGACCCCTGGAGGGGCGTCATGA
- a CDS encoding UbiD family decarboxylase, producing MKHLTDLRAYLDALDALGDLRTVDRTVSADLEAAAITRRSYELRSPAPLFTSVAEDRIGMRLFGAPAGVGSRPDLPLARIALSVGLPADTGAAELVDHLVRTRDAPPVPPVTVPREQAPCKENVLLGADANLDRFAIPRIHEEDGGDYLNTWGVVIAKTPDGSWTNWSITRIMRLDGRRMTGLVVPPQHLGLVWEQWAERGEPMPYALVQGGAPAIPFVGGIPLPERVDEAGYIGALLGEPLELVRCETVDLEVPAGAEVVIEGHLSVGRDSLEGPFGEYAGYASTHTSQQPVFSVEAITHRNEPVWPLVAEGRPPDEYHTVTGTGRAAKVLHALRAAGLPVTTVWVPFAAAMHWAVVTVPENWRSVLPGADSAEFVRRIGEVMHNGGGPSAMLPVTYVLDDDIDPADDRDLLWALATRLHPRDRRQFWDGRVLPFMSCFSPEERTAMRGPSVLVDGLLPAWGEGRLRHASFAQAYPEDVRRRVVEHWDD from the coding sequence ATGAAGCACCTCACCGATCTGCGGGCGTACCTCGACGCCCTCGACGCCCTCGGCGATCTGCGGACCGTCGACCGGACCGTCAGCGCCGACCTCGAAGCCGCGGCGATCACCCGCCGCTCCTACGAACTGCGCTCCCCCGCGCCGCTGTTCACCTCCGTCGCGGAGGACCGGATCGGGATGCGGCTGTTCGGCGCCCCGGCCGGGGTCGGCTCCCGGCCCGATCTGCCGCTGGCCCGGATCGCCCTGTCGGTGGGGCTGCCCGCCGATACGGGCGCGGCGGAGCTGGTGGACCATCTCGTACGGACCCGGGACGCGCCGCCGGTGCCGCCGGTGACCGTGCCGCGGGAGCAGGCGCCCTGCAAGGAGAACGTCCTGCTGGGTGCGGACGCGAACCTGGACCGGTTCGCGATCCCCCGGATCCACGAGGAGGACGGCGGCGACTACCTCAACACCTGGGGCGTCGTGATCGCGAAGACCCCGGACGGCTCCTGGACCAACTGGTCCATCACCCGCATCATGCGCCTCGACGGGCGGCGGATGACCGGTCTGGTCGTTCCGCCGCAGCATCTGGGGCTGGTGTGGGAGCAGTGGGCGGAGCGCGGCGAGCCGATGCCGTACGCACTGGTGCAGGGCGGCGCCCCGGCGATCCCCTTCGTCGGCGGGATCCCGCTGCCCGAACGGGTCGACGAGGCCGGCTACATCGGCGCGCTGCTCGGGGAGCCGCTGGAGCTGGTGCGCTGCGAGACGGTCGATCTGGAGGTGCCCGCCGGTGCCGAGGTGGTGATCGAAGGGCATCTGTCGGTGGGCCGGGACAGTCTGGAGGGGCCGTTCGGCGAGTACGCCGGATACGCCTCCACGCACACTTCCCAGCAGCCCGTCTTCTCGGTGGAGGCGATCACCCACCGGAACGAACCGGTGTGGCCGCTGGTCGCGGAGGGCCGGCCGCCGGACGAGTACCACACGGTCACCGGCACCGGGCGGGCGGCGAAGGTGCTGCACGCGCTGCGGGCCGCGGGGCTGCCGGTGACGACGGTGTGGGTGCCGTTCGCGGCCGCCATGCACTGGGCGGTGGTGACCGTCCCGGAGAACTGGCGCTCGGTGCTGCCGGGTGCCGACAGTGCGGAGTTCGTCCGGCGGATCGGTGAGGTGATGCACAACGGCGGCGGCCCCAGCGCGATGCTGCCCGTCACCTATGTCCTGGACGACGACATCGACCCGGCCGACGACCGCGATCTGCTGTGGGCGCTGGCGACCCGGCTCCATCCGCGCGACCGGCGGCAGTTCTGGGACGGCCGGGTGCTGCCGTTCATGTCGTGCTTCTCGCCGGAGGAGCGGACGGCGATGCGCGGCCCGAGCGTGCTGGTGGACGGGCTGCTGCCGGCCTGGGGCGAGGGGCGGCTGCGGCACGCGTCGTTCGCGCAGGCGTATCCGGAGGACGTACGCCGGAGGGTCGTCGAGCACTGGGACGACTGA
- a CDS encoding FAS1-like dehydratase domain-containing protein, whose product MPLDTGCVGTTYPPATPYPVEPETIRRFARAVGDPAPVYTDPEAARALGHPAVPAPPTFPFAVVARAMEEVFRYEDIGFDPTYLIHGNQRFEYTRPVLAGDRLVTVLEITGAQRLRGRDVLTLRADLADGDGSHVVTTHMTFVALSAVEGGEPA is encoded by the coding sequence ATGCCACTCGACACCGGATGCGTCGGTACGACGTACCCACCCGCCACGCCCTATCCCGTGGAGCCGGAGACCATCCGCCGGTTCGCGCGCGCGGTGGGCGATCCGGCACCCGTCTACACCGATCCGGAAGCCGCCCGGGCCCTGGGCCATCCGGCGGTGCCCGCCCCGCCGACCTTCCCGTTCGCCGTGGTCGCCCGGGCGATGGAGGAGGTCTTCCGGTACGAGGACATCGGCTTCGACCCCACGTATCTGATCCACGGCAACCAGCGCTTCGAGTACACCCGGCCGGTCCTGGCGGGCGACCGGCTGGTGACCGTGCTGGAGATCACCGGGGCGCAGCGGCTGCGCGGCCGGGACGTGCTGACGCTCCGCGCGGATCTGGCGGACGGCGACGGGAGCCATGTCGTCACCACCCATATGACGTTCGTGGCGCTGAGCGCCGTGGAAGGAGGTGAACCCGCATGA
- a CDS encoding MaoC family dehydratase — MTTDTAGARASAVDPAGDGDGTELPTLTVTLTRSDLVRYAGAAEDFNPVHWNPRVAREAGLPDVIAHGMLTMAIAARAVTDWTGDPGAVVEYRTRFSRPVPVPDDAGGALVEVGGRVARWLGDGLVRIDLTVTCGGTKVLSEARAVVRLRAEPPPVQD; from the coding sequence ATGACCACGGACACGGCAGGGGCGAGGGCTTCCGCGGTGGATCCGGCCGGGGACGGAGACGGTACGGAGCTGCCGACGCTGACGGTCACCCTCACCCGCTCCGATCTCGTCCGCTACGCGGGCGCCGCTGAGGACTTCAACCCGGTCCACTGGAACCCGCGGGTGGCCCGCGAGGCCGGACTGCCCGATGTCATCGCCCACGGCATGCTGACGATGGCGATCGCCGCCCGCGCGGTCACCGACTGGACGGGCGATCCGGGCGCGGTCGTCGAGTACCGCACCCGGTTCAGCCGGCCGGTGCCGGTCCCCGACGACGCCGGGGGCGCGCTGGTCGAGGTCGGCGGGCGGGTCGCGCGGTGGCTCGGCGACGGCCTGGTCCGGATCGACCTGACGGTCACCTGCGGCGGTACGAAGGTGCTGAGCGAAGCCCGCGCGGTCGTCCGCCTGCGGGCCGAACCGCCCCCCGTACAGGACTGA
- a CDS encoding beta-ketoacyl-[acyl-carrier-protein] synthase family protein, with protein MSTSPVSSPVFLLAPRYVLGETEEPYTAVPDLAGQVARYGIPMAPGTWGWGSFFRTSRDTADLAVASGTATLAAAGADPETVDGLIVCSSSFPEGVDDHAGLVGAVLRGLGLARTGFTCGVTLNRCNNLLAGLRVAEALVRSGSNRLVLVVTTDRVLDESQRLEKFALFSDGAASCLVGAAEQGPERERLRVLATASAQDPEVLGRLDRIDARLSVAVNERLERAAGVPPEKVTALLPANLVRPLITMKERQAGFGLDRMRTGNIERLGHCFAADPLINLADLLATGEAADDGLYLLASSVPGARHGVLLRKCP; from the coding sequence ATGAGCACTTCCCCGGTGTCTTCCCCGGTCTTCCTGCTCGCGCCCCGCTATGTGCTGGGCGAGACCGAGGAGCCCTATACGGCCGTGCCGGACCTCGCGGGACAGGTGGCCCGGTACGGCATCCCCATGGCGCCCGGCACCTGGGGCTGGGGCAGCTTCTTCCGTACCTCCCGGGACACCGCCGACCTCGCCGTCGCCAGCGGGACCGCGACCCTGGCCGCGGCCGGGGCGGATCCGGAGACGGTCGACGGGCTGATCGTGTGCAGCAGTTCGTTCCCGGAGGGCGTCGACGACCACGCGGGGCTCGTCGGGGCGGTCCTGCGCGGACTCGGGCTGGCCCGGACCGGCTTCACCTGCGGGGTGACGCTCAACCGCTGCAACAACCTGCTCGCCGGGCTGCGGGTGGCGGAGGCCCTGGTCCGGTCGGGGAGCAACCGGCTGGTGCTGGTGGTGACCACGGACCGGGTGCTCGACGAATCCCAGCGGCTGGAGAAGTTCGCCCTGTTCAGCGATGGCGCGGCGAGCTGTCTGGTGGGGGCGGCGGAGCAGGGTCCGGAGCGGGAGCGGCTCAGGGTGCTCGCCACCGCGTCCGCGCAGGACCCGGAGGTGCTGGGGCGGCTGGACCGGATCGACGCCCGGCTCTCGGTCGCCGTGAACGAGCGGCTGGAGCGGGCGGCGGGCGTCCCTCCGGAGAAGGTCACCGCGCTGCTGCCGGCCAATCTGGTGCGGCCGCTGATCACCATGAAGGAGCGGCAGGCCGGGTTCGGCCTCGACCGGATGCGCACCGGGAACATCGAGCGCCTCGGGCACTGCTTCGCCGCCGATCCACTGATCAACCTGGCCGATCTGCTCGCCACTGGAGAGGCGGCGGACGACGGGCTGTATCTGCTGGCGTCCAGCGT